A stretch of the bacterium genome encodes the following:
- the rpsT gene encoding 30S ribosomal protein S20 — translation MPIKKSAKKALRQTEKRTKVNQAVKDNIKDLERKLVKEITAKNMANVKSNVSNLVQAWDKAVKNNIINRNTAARKKSRLQKTINKII, via the coding sequence ATGCCAATCAAAAAATCAGCCAAAAAGGCCCTAAGACAAACCGAAAAAAGAACCAAAGTTAACCAAGCCGTTAAAGACAATATAAAAGATTTGGAGAGGAAACTGGTTAAAGAAATAACGGCTAAAAATATGGCTAACGTAAAATCCAACGTATCCAATTTGGTTCAAGCTTGGGATAAAGCCGTCAAAAATAATATTATCAACCGCAACACCGCCGCCCGAAAAAAATCACGCCTGCAAAAAACCATAAACAAAATCATTTAA